A DNA window from Flavisolibacter ginsenosidimutans contains the following coding sequences:
- a CDS encoding HYC_CC_PP family protein, producing the protein MKKLAACTLFLVYFTVTTGFMVSVHYCMGKLSSVELGYTGKTECGKCGMNLQKSHGCCKDDVKLVKMQVDHNFAKTITPDFSLALSASNAFNDYGVWPQNLISADHPFAHGPPLNKQDTYLRNRVFRL; encoded by the coding sequence ATGAAAAAGCTCGCCGCTTGCACGTTGTTCCTCGTTTACTTCACGGTCACTACCGGATTTATGGTTTCGGTGCATTATTGCATGGGCAAGCTTTCTTCGGTAGAATTGGGCTACACCGGCAAAACCGAATGCGGCAAATGCGGCATGAACCTGCAAAAAAGCCACGGCTGCTGTAAAGACGATGTGAAGCTGGTGAAGATGCAGGTTGACCACAATTTTGCAAAAACAATTACACCTGATTTTTCACTTGCCCTGTCTGCCTCCAATGCCTTTAACGACTACGGCGTTTGGCCGCAAAATTTAATCAGCGCAGATCATCCCTTTGCTCACGGGCCGCCGCTAAATAAACAAGACACTTACCTCCGCAACCGCGTTTTCAGGCTATAG
- a CDS encoding putative porin, which translates to MKPAPFHKIFLCFLLCFIGERLFAQQPVIRLPGQMRLPTNRTYDTASRANRTGKDTAAVSGVERRDYSDDSLHVQVYYLGAVKPVSFDTSIRDFTTRFPIPATHIYLGNDGSATKSLLFFTPQRIGFDPGFHTHDVYKFKLENARFYNTPKPYTELGYMLGGGQEQIIDILHTQNIKPYWNVSFQYRLLSAPGIFRNQKNYHSNYQIASWYQSPHKRYNNYFVLLGNKIQAGQNGGILADKDYLDDPIYQRSRAVIPTHIGGQTAFAQSPFSSVVNTAQKEKEFNFLLRQQYDLGRKDSIVTDSTVVPLFYPRLRFEHSLRFGKYTYWYQDIPSSTNVPDSAYYHDFYGIVMKKPGDSVFLQDQWREWSNDFSIYQFPDANNLQQYIKLGAELQLLKGTLKASSPSLYNIIAHGEYRNRTKNQKWDINAFGRLYTAGFNSGDYHAFISLQRLLSQQLGTLQIGFENINRSPSFIYDKRSSFYLDSAKAFGKENTLHFFARYFIPKLNVQLNGDYYFVSNYLYLNGYKTLQQENAVFNLLRVSALKTFRVSRNLNLHSEVYVQQKAGGAAVNVPVLYTRNRLAYEGLFFRNLNLSMGLEMRYNTPYKADNYSPVLGQFFYQDTLTIGNRPDLHAFVHLRIRTFKAYLRVENLNTVTTVGGFGFNHNNFAAPYYPLPGLFIRFGIYWAFIN; encoded by the coding sequence TTGAAGCCTGCGCCGTTTCATAAAATCTTTCTTTGTTTTCTTCTTTGCTTCATTGGCGAAAGATTGTTTGCGCAACAGCCTGTCATTCGCTTGCCGGGACAAATGCGGTTGCCAACCAACCGTACATACGACACGGCCTCTCGCGCAAACAGAACGGGAAAGGATACCGCGGCCGTGAGCGGTGTGGAGCGGCGCGATTACAGCGATGACAGCTTGCACGTGCAAGTGTATTATTTGGGTGCGGTAAAGCCGGTAAGCTTTGATACGTCCATCCGCGATTTTACCACGCGGTTCCCCATTCCAGCCACACACATTTATTTGGGCAACGACGGTTCGGCTACAAAATCGCTCCTGTTTTTTACGCCGCAGCGTATTGGTTTCGATCCGGGCTTTCACACACATGATGTTTACAAATTCAAATTAGAAAACGCTCGGTTTTACAACACGCCAAAGCCTTATACCGAGTTGGGCTACATGTTGGGCGGAGGCCAGGAGCAAATCATTGACATTCTTCACACGCAAAACATCAAACCCTATTGGAATGTAAGTTTTCAGTACCGCTTGCTGAGCGCACCGGGCATTTTCCGCAACCAAAAAAACTATCATTCAAATTACCAGATTGCTTCGTGGTACCAATCGCCGCACAAGCGGTACAACAATTATTTTGTGCTGCTGGGCAACAAGATTCAGGCAGGACAAAACGGCGGCATCTTAGCCGACAAAGATTATTTGGACGATCCTATTTACCAACGCAGCCGCGCCGTTATTCCCACACACATCGGCGGTCAAACCGCTTTTGCGCAATCGCCGTTTTCATCGGTTGTCAACACGGCGCAGAAAGAAAAAGAATTTAATTTTTTGTTGCGCCAGCAATATGACCTGGGCCGAAAAGACTCCATCGTAACCGATTCGACGGTAGTACCGCTTTTTTACCCGCGTCTTCGCTTCGAGCATTCGCTTCGCTTCGGGAAATACACGTATTGGTACCAGGACATTCCTTCGTCAACCAACGTACCTGACTCGGCTTATTACCACGATTTTTACGGCATCGTTATGAAGAAACCCGGCGACTCCGTTTTCCTGCAAGACCAGTGGCGGGAGTGGAGCAATGACTTTTCGATTTACCAGTTTCCGGATGCAAACAATTTGCAGCAATACATCAAGCTTGGTGCGGAATTGCAATTGCTGAAAGGCACGTTGAAAGCATCAAGCCCTTCGCTCTACAACATCATTGCCCACGGCGAATACCGCAACCGCACGAAGAACCAGAAATGGGACATCAACGCTTTTGGACGCTTGTACACGGCGGGTTTCAACAGCGGCGATTACCACGCTTTCATCAGCCTGCAACGTTTGCTGAGCCAGCAACTTGGTACGCTGCAAATTGGTTTTGAAAACATCAACCGTTCGCCGTCCTTTATTTACGACAAGCGCAGCTCTTTTTATTTGGATAGCGCAAAGGCGTTCGGTAAAGAAAATACGCTGCACTTTTTTGCCCGCTATTTTATTCCGAAGTTGAATGTGCAGTTGAACGGCGATTATTATTTTGTGAGCAATTACCTCTATTTAAATGGCTACAAAACATTGCAACAGGAAAATGCCGTGTTTAACCTGCTGCGGGTAAGTGCCTTAAAAACCTTTAGAGTAAGCCGCAACTTAAACCTTCACAGCGAAGTGTACGTGCAACAAAAAGCCGGTGGCGCTGCCGTGAACGTGCCGGTGCTTTACACCCGCAACCGTCTGGCTTACGAAGGCCTCTTCTTCCGCAACCTTAATCTTTCGATGGGGCTGGAAATGCGGTACAACACCCCGTACAAAGCCGATAATTATTCGCCGGTGCTGGGGCAATTCTTTTACCAGGACACGCTTACCATCGGCAACCGTCCCGATCTTCATGCCTTTGTGCACCTGCGCATTCGCACCTTTAAAGCTTACTTACGTGTGGAGAATCTGAACACCGTAACCACTGTCGGCGGCTTTGGTTTTAATCACAACAATTTTGCCGCGCCGTATTATCCTTTGCCAGGTTTGTTCATTCGCTTCGGCATTTACTGGGCGTTTATAAACTAA
- a CDS encoding cation transporter, which produces MKTLKAFFFSFLLVSLTTVAFAQTKTEKLNVSGECKTCKKKIETAAKAAGASYALWDVNNKILTVKYNSTSTNTAKIENAVAAAGYDTQDVKASDAAYNKLDDCCKYDRANASAEKGSCCDDAKCKEAACMKDGKCTKDMSCCKEAGCDTKACCTKA; this is translated from the coding sequence ATGAAAACGCTTAAAGCATTCTTCTTCTCCTTTCTTCTTGTATCACTAACAACCGTTGCCTTCGCTCAAACAAAAACCGAAAAGCTCAACGTATCGGGCGAATGCAAGACCTGCAAAAAGAAAATTGAAACCGCCGCAAAAGCGGCCGGTGCTTCGTATGCCCTTTGGGACGTGAACAATAAAATTCTCACCGTTAAATACAACAGCACTTCCACCAACACTGCGAAGATTGAAAACGCGGTAGCCGCCGCCGGCTACGATACGCAAGACGTAAAGGCTTCGGATGCTGCTTACAACAAACTGGATGATTGTTGCAAGTACGACCGCGCTAACGCTTCGGCTGAAAAAGGTAGCTGCTGCGACGATGCCAAATGCAAAGAAGCCGCCTGCATGAAAGACGGCAAATGCACAAAAGACATGAGTTGCTGCAAAGAAGCCGGTTGCGACACAAAAGCCTGTTGCACAAAAGCCTAA
- a CDS encoding RNA polymerase sigma-70 factor, which produces MTIAALQELVNRIALNEDGNAYKKLFLYYHPRLLSFSYAITHSKQSSEEAVSDVFVNIWSLRTTLPRISNFHLYLYISTKNVSLNYLARQKRTQVFSLDDVKTEFTCLSYNPEQILITAEMFRRICAAVQSLPPKCRLIFKLVKEDGLRYKEVAELLNLSVKTVENQMAIALRKLGESVSLQQQIFLS; this is translated from the coding sequence ATGACGATTGCTGCACTCCAAGAACTGGTTAACCGCATTGCCTTGAACGAGGACGGCAATGCCTACAAAAAATTGTTTCTTTATTATCATCCCCGCCTGCTTTCTTTTTCCTATGCCATTACCCACAGCAAGCAATCATCCGAAGAAGCGGTATCGGACGTGTTTGTAAACATTTGGTCGTTGCGCACCACATTGCCGCGTATTTCCAATTTCCATCTTTACCTGTACATCAGCACCAAAAACGTTTCGCTCAATTATTTGGCAAGGCAAAAACGAACACAAGTTTTTTCGCTTGATGATGTAAAGACCGAATTCACCTGCCTCTCGTACAATCCCGAGCAAATTCTCATTACCGCCGAAATGTTCCGGCGCATTTGTGCCGCAGTACAAAGCCTGCCGCCCAAATGCCGGCTTATTTTTAAGCTCGTAAAAGAAGACGGCCTCCGGTACAAAGAAGTGGCCGAACTGCTTAACCTCTCGGTAAAGACCGTCGAAAACCAAATGGCCATTGCCTTGCGCAAACTGGGCGAATCGGTATCGCTGCAGCAACAAATCTTTCTTTCGTAA
- a CDS encoding FecR family protein, giving the protein MNQNHFWNLLAKKLSGEASAAEMAELESLVKAHPELTFPAQHIADLWTLNDGEKNGEAEEAFQQHLQKLQTHKGNAATPQKQRKRPKRLSWIMVSVTGVLLIAFAWFALKNNGTNKSKPLAQKAEIYTRQGARTKLVLPDSSVVWLNAGSRLTYEPDFGSSNRNTTLTGEAFFEVKKSSLPFLIHANGVHIKVLGTAFNVKSYPNEQTTETSLIRGRVEITLDKRPGESIILKPNEKLIVSNRLPEGKKKEQTVQPIVVLKELTRVNDSLLAETSWVENKLVFHDESLEEVARKMERWYNVVIEIKDEGLAQLHVGGGPFENESIEQALNALQIAFSFSFTEKGKYITITR; this is encoded by the coding sequence ATGAACCAAAACCATTTTTGGAACTTACTTGCGAAAAAACTTTCGGGCGAAGCCTCTGCAGCTGAAATGGCGGAACTGGAAAGCCTTGTTAAAGCCCACCCCGAACTAACGTTTCCAGCCCAGCACATTGCCGATTTGTGGACCCTCAACGACGGTGAGAAAAACGGCGAAGCCGAAGAAGCCTTTCAGCAACACCTGCAAAAACTGCAAACACACAAAGGCAATGCCGCAACACCGCAAAAGCAGCGTAAACGGCCCAAAAGATTGTCTTGGATAATGGTTTCTGTTACCGGTGTTTTGTTGATTGCGTTCGCTTGGTTTGCGCTAAAAAACAACGGAACAAACAAGTCCAAACCGCTGGCACAAAAAGCAGAAATCTATACCCGGCAAGGTGCCCGTACCAAATTGGTTTTGCCCGACAGTTCGGTGGTGTGGCTAAACGCAGGAAGCAGACTGACTTACGAACCCGATTTCGGCAGCTCAAACCGCAACACCACACTTACCGGCGAAGCTTTTTTTGAAGTAAAGAAAAGTTCGTTGCCCTTCCTGATTCATGCGAACGGCGTTCACATAAAAGTGCTGGGCACGGCTTTTAATGTAAAATCTTATCCGAACGAACAAACCACTGAAACAAGCCTTATTCGCGGACGCGTAGAAATTACTCTTGACAAGCGCCCCGGCGAATCCATCATTTTAAAGCCCAACGAAAAATTAATCGTATCCAACCGCCTGCCCGAAGGAAAAAAGAAGGAGCAAACTGTTCAACCCATTGTGGTGCTAAAAGAACTCACCCGTGTGAACGACAGCCTCCTTGCCGAAACATCCTGGGTGGAAAACAAATTGGTCTTTCACGACGAGAGCCTTGAAGAAGTGGCCCGCAAAATGGAGCGCTGGTATAATGTGGTTATTGAAATCAAGGACGAGGGCTTGGCACAACTTCACGTCGGCGGCGGTCCTTTTGAAAACGAAAGCATCGAACAGGCCCTGAACGCTTTGCAAATTGCGTTCAGTTTTTCATTCACCGAAAAAGGAAAATACATCACCATAACCCGCTAA
- a CDS encoding purine-nucleoside phosphorylase, which translates to MSFIILSSSFVIFNIMTSETPTTTAAVIFAAMSTMEKLKEAANFLQQYNTSGAKTGVVLGSGLGDFVKEIQVKNEIPYEDIPHFPVSTVEGHHGKLIFGTIGGKPLVAMAGRFHFYEGYSPEDVVFPIRVMKFLGIETLLISNAAGGVGEGFKVGDLMIINDHISFAIQNPLLGANDNNLGPRFTDMSEPYKKDLIAKAKTIAQRLSIDLKEGVYFGVTGPTFETRAEYKLIHLLGAHAVGMSTVQEVIAAVHAGMKVFAISVITDIGIREEENTITHQEVLQAAAEAAPKLSAIFRELIVSL; encoded by the coding sequence TTGTCATTCATCATTCTTTCTTCGTCGTTCGTCATTTTCAACATTATGACTTCTGAAACGCCAACAACAACGGCGGCGGTTATCTTTGCCGCAATGAGTACCATGGAAAAATTAAAAGAAGCCGCAAACTTTTTGCAGCAATACAATACAAGCGGCGCAAAAACCGGCGTTGTTCTGGGCAGTGGCCTTGGCGATTTTGTCAAAGAGATTCAAGTAAAAAACGAAATTCCCTACGAAGACATTCCGCATTTCCCGGTATCAACCGTAGAAGGTCATCACGGCAAATTAATCTTCGGAACCATTGGCGGTAAACCCCTCGTGGCCATGGCCGGACGTTTTCATTTTTACGAAGGTTATTCACCCGAAGACGTTGTGTTTCCCATTCGTGTGATGAAATTTCTGGGCATTGAGACTTTGCTTATTTCAAACGCTGCCGGCGGTGTAGGCGAAGGCTTTAAAGTGGGCGATTTGATGATCATCAACGACCACATCTCCTTTGCTATTCAAAACCCTTTGTTGGGTGCAAACGACAACAATCTTGGGCCCCGTTTTACTGACATGAGCGAGCCTTATAAAAAAGACCTCATCGCGAAAGCAAAAACAATTGCGCAAAGACTCAGCATTGATTTAAAGGAAGGTGTTTATTTTGGCGTTACCGGCCCCACGTTTGAAACCCGTGCCGAATACAAGCTCATTCATCTTTTGGGTGCGCACGCCGTGGGTATGAGTACGGTGCAGGAAGTCATTGCGGCTGTTCATGCCGGCATGAAGGTATTTGCCATAAGTGTGATTACCGACATCGGCATCCGCGAAGAAGAAAATACCATCACGCACCAGGAAGTGCTGCAGGCCGCTGCCGAAGCCGCACCAAAACTCTCGGCCATTTTTCGCGAACTGATCGTTAGCCTTTAA
- a CDS encoding SusC/RagA family TonB-linked outer membrane protein, which yields MKKIRKTARLKNPNLLQIGRVMKLTGAFLLLWCLHLSAAGFTQDKVSLNLKDADLKKVLKEIQKQTSYRFLYNQALVDDKKVNVSVVNEEVPAVLTLVLNGKGIGYQILDNKLIVLKSAAGGERIEVKDIRITGKVTGQNGEPLPGVSVTAKGTSVGTQTDAAGDFSLSVPDATTTLVFSYVGYQSQEVPIRGRTTVNVSLVAGQNALSEVVVIGYGTASRRDLTGSIVKISGKEVADKPNANPVASLQGKVAGLSVVNSGTPGQEPDIRIRGTVSIGQVHPLYVVDGIFQDNINYLNPNDIESIEVLKDPSSLAIFGVRGATGVIAITTKKARAGQTIVSLNTSYGTKKLVDKIQLANADQFKTLFAQERANNGTTTPFDYTGLDANTDWIDAVTRTGKFSNTSLSVNGTTDRNRFNLGVSYVLDQGIIRREELQRWLVSFGDEFKVSKAVKVGINFNGSRQKNPYDATWVLDAARKVIPLVSSGTRNYTVTDLYSGAQVTQDLYSLLDVGLQSSGVINPLVRLENEWDKTQSYEWRSVGSVFGEVTFLKYFTARSTLYADMSTVNSRTYTPLYYGYNPRTNKPEQVTQKTSVGESDQTYRKFQQDHVLTYKNSFGAHNLTATGGFTTYYFGNFNRNGSATQGLLPIPDDPRFWYLSNTFVDQSKSSASSSQSENTTVSYLARALYNYKNKYFFNASFRDDGSSRIPAKNRYQTFWAFGGAWEISKEDFMNNVKFFDFLKLKGSVGKLGNQSAYILGGGALNYPFYPTLSSTTVAVFGSNIYKAAEENYEYNPDLKWETVNGQEVGVEFAAFKNHLHVEANYFNKTTNDLMTYFERGLGLKPKLTNGGSIRNWGEEISASWNQSLSRDFSINVSGNITFLKNKVLSLSDELPTSYLIRAFQNNGSAESRTTIGYPIGSFYGYVVEGVYQSYADILKSPSAAALGAYRPGDFKFKDVNGDGVITADDRTVIGNPTPKFTYGGTVNLNYKGFSLSADVNGVYGNQIFRTWGSLESPFQRVNYAAFQVGAWSGPGTSNFVPLVSQGDRFNYNGSTYNIEDGSYFRIRNLQLGYSFGNALLSRYKINNLRLYVNVQNLKTWKNNYGYTPEFGGDATAFGYDNAGGAIPRVTSVGLNVTF from the coding sequence ATGAAAAAAATCAGAAAAACGGCCAGGCTTAAAAATCCTAACTTACTACAAATTGGAAGGGTGATGAAACTGACCGGCGCTTTTCTTCTGCTTTGGTGCCTGCATCTTTCTGCAGCAGGTTTTACGCAGGACAAGGTTTCGCTAAACCTGAAAGACGCCGACTTGAAAAAAGTGCTTAAAGAAATTCAGAAGCAAACCAGTTACCGCTTTTTATACAACCAGGCATTGGTGGACGACAAAAAAGTAAACGTTTCTGTGGTAAACGAAGAAGTGCCCGCGGTACTGACGCTCGTTCTCAACGGTAAAGGCATCGGTTATCAAATTCTCGACAACAAATTAATTGTGCTGAAAAGCGCCGCCGGCGGCGAACGCATCGAAGTAAAGGACATTCGCATTACCGGGAAAGTAACGGGGCAAAACGGTGAGCCGCTCCCCGGCGTATCGGTAACGGCAAAAGGTACTTCTGTTGGCACGCAAACCGACGCAGCCGGAGACTTTAGCCTGTCTGTTCCCGATGCCACAACAACGCTTGTTTTTTCTTATGTAGGCTATCAATCGCAAGAGGTGCCCATTCGCGGACGCACAACGGTTAACGTTTCGCTTGTAGCGGGACAGAACGCTTTGTCGGAAGTAGTAGTAATTGGCTACGGCACGGCCAGCCGCAGAGACCTTACCGGTTCGATTGTAAAAATTTCAGGGAAAGAAGTTGCCGACAAACCCAATGCAAACCCTGTTGCGTCACTGCAGGGCAAAGTAGCCGGTCTTTCAGTAGTAAACAGCGGCACGCCGGGGCAGGAGCCCGACATTCGTATTCGCGGTACGGTGAGCATTGGACAAGTACATCCTTTATACGTTGTGGACGGCATCTTCCAGGACAACATCAATTACCTCAACCCGAACGATATTGAATCCATTGAAGTGTTGAAAGATCCTTCTTCACTGGCCATCTTCGGCGTTCGCGGCGCAACGGGTGTCATTGCCATTACCACCAAAAAAGCAAGAGCGGGGCAAACCATCGTTAGCTTAAATACGAGTTACGGCACAAAAAAACTGGTAGATAAAATTCAGCTTGCAAACGCCGATCAGTTCAAAACCTTGTTTGCACAGGAACGAGCCAACAACGGCACAACAACGCCTTTCGATTATACGGGCCTTGATGCAAACACCGACTGGATTGATGCGGTAACACGTACTGGCAAATTCAGTAACACAAGTCTAAGCGTAAACGGCACTACCGATCGCAACCGCTTTAACCTTGGCGTAAGCTACGTGCTGGATCAGGGCATCATTCGCCGCGAAGAGTTACAACGCTGGCTGGTGTCCTTTGGCGATGAATTTAAAGTAAGCAAAGCCGTGAAGGTGGGCATTAACTTCAACGGTTCACGGCAAAAAAATCCCTACGACGCGACTTGGGTTTTAGACGCAGCCCGCAAGGTAATACCGCTGGTTTCATCGGGAACGAGAAACTATACCGTGACAGACTTATATAGCGGTGCTCAGGTAACCCAAGACCTCTATTCTTTACTCGACGTAGGCTTGCAAAGTTCGGGCGTCATCAACCCACTGGTGCGGCTGGAGAATGAGTGGGACAAAACACAGAGCTATGAATGGCGCTCGGTAGGAAGCGTATTTGGCGAAGTTACCTTCCTCAAATACTTTACGGCACGGTCAACACTTTATGCCGACATGAGCACGGTGAACTCCCGCACTTATACGCCTTTGTATTACGGCTACAACCCGCGTACAAACAAACCAGAACAGGTAACGCAAAAAACAAGCGTTGGCGAATCTGACCAAACCTACCGCAAGTTTCAGCAAGATCATGTGCTCACCTACAAGAACAGCTTTGGTGCTCACAATCTTACTGCAACGGGCGGTTTTACGACCTATTATTTTGGCAACTTCAACCGCAACGGAAGCGCCACACAAGGCTTATTGCCCATTCCGGACGATCCGCGGTTTTGGTATTTAAGCAACACCTTTGTTGACCAATCCAAAAGTTCCGCCTCTTCAAGCCAGTCTGAAAACACCACAGTTTCATACTTGGCGAGGGCCTTGTACAATTACAAAAACAAATACTTCTTTAACGCTTCTTTCCGCGACGACGGCTCTTCGCGTATTCCAGCCAAAAACCGTTACCAAACCTTCTGGGCCTTTGGCGGCGCCTGGGAAATCTCGAAGGAAGATTTTATGAACAACGTAAAATTTTTCGACTTCCTGAAGTTGAAAGGTTCTGTTGGAAAATTAGGCAACCAATCGGCTTATATCCTGGGCGGCGGTGCGTTAAACTATCCTTTTTATCCAACGCTTAGTTCTACGACCGTTGCCGTTTTTGGGTCGAATATTTACAAGGCGGCCGAAGAAAACTACGAGTACAATCCCGACCTGAAATGGGAAACAGTAAACGGTCAGGAAGTCGGCGTCGAGTTTGCTGCGTTCAAAAACCATTTGCACGTAGAAGCGAATTACTTTAATAAAACTACCAACGACCTGATGACCTATTTTGAACGCGGTCTTGGATTAAAGCCCAAACTTACCAACGGTGGCAGCATCCGCAACTGGGGCGAGGAAATCTCAGCCTCTTGGAATCAGTCTTTGTCGCGTGACTTTTCTATTAATGTATCGGGCAACATCACCTTCCTGAAAAATAAAGTTCTCAGTCTTAGTGATGAATTGCCGACCAGTTACCTGATCCGTGCTTTCCAAAACAACGGCAGTGCCGAGAGCCGCACGACAATTGGCTATCCCATTGGCTCGTTCTACGGTTACGTGGTAGAAGGTGTTTATCAAAGTTATGCCGACATCTTAAAATCACCTTCCGCAGCCGCCCTTGGCGCTTATCGTCCCGGCGATTTTAAATTTAAAGATGTGAACGGCGACGGCGTGATAACGGCTGATGACCGCACGGTTATCGGTAATCCGACACCAAAGTTTACTTACGGTGGTACAGTGAATTTGAATTACAAGGGCTTTAGTTTAAGTGCGGACGTGAACGGCGTTTACGGCAATCAAATCTTCCGCACCTGGGGTTCGCTTGAATCGCCTTTCCAGCGGGTGAATTACGCTGCCTTCCAGGTTGGTGCGTGGAGCGGTCCGGGAACATCCAACTTCGTTCCCTTAGTAAGCCAGGGCGACCGTTTTAATTACAATGGCTCAACCTATAACATTGAAGACGGCAGCTACTTCCGCATTCGCAACCTGCAGCTTGGTTATAGCTTCGGCAACGCGTTGTTATCACGTTACAAGATTAACAACCTGCGATTGTATGTGAACGTACAAAACCTGAAGACCTGGAAAAACAATTACGGATACACACCGGAATTTGGCGGCGATGCTACTGCCTTTGGATACGACAATGCCGGCGGCGCCATTCCGCGAGTGACCAGCGTCGGCTTAAACGTAACCTTCTAA
- a CDS encoding transporter, translated as MRTFFFVFALLLYAAAAATAQMTEEIETDRPDQTETPFLVPRKFIQAEFGMSAEKYGAGRSQLVHPASLLKYGLSNRFELRLETTVLTEYLPYIPATKTNTLLQPVEVGTKLRLFEEKGARPKASLITHISLPFAASKQLRSGTPSYAARLSLQNSLTKNISLGYNLGVEKSDEPTAFFYTFAPGFSLGEKWYAYVEAFGSFANNVAEHNLDGGLAYFISHNTKIDLSSGFGLGDSPLKNYVAIGLSFRLSLCKP; from the coding sequence ATGCGAACCTTCTTTTTTGTTTTCGCTTTGCTTCTATACGCAGCTGCTGCTGCAACAGCACAAATGACGGAGGAAATTGAAACCGACCGGCCCGACCAAACCGAAACGCCTTTTCTTGTTCCCCGCAAATTCATTCAGGCAGAGTTCGGAATGAGCGCCGAAAAATACGGCGCTGGCCGTTCGCAATTGGTGCATCCTGCTTCTTTGTTGAAATACGGTCTTTCAAACCGTTTCGAACTGCGGTTAGAGACCACTGTGTTAACAGAGTACCTTCCTTACATTCCCGCCACCAAAACCAATACTTTGTTGCAGCCCGTTGAAGTAGGTACAAAGCTTCGGCTGTTTGAAGAAAAAGGTGCAAGGCCAAAAGCTTCTTTAATTACCCACATCAGCTTGCCGTTTGCTGCCAGCAAACAACTTCGTTCCGGCACACCTTCGTATGCGGCGCGATTGTCGCTGCAAAACTCTTTGACAAAAAATATATCGCTCGGTTATAATCTTGGCGTGGAAAAAAGCGATGAACCAACGGCTTTCTTTTACACCTTCGCGCCGGGCTTTTCGCTTGGCGAAAAATGGTATGCCTATGTTGAAGCCTTTGGTTCGTTTGCAAATAACGTAGCGGAACACAACCTTGACGGTGGCCTTGCTTACTTCATTTCACACAACACAAAAATTGATTTGTCGTCCGGCTTTGGCCTGGGCGATTCGCCACTAAAGAATTATGTAGCCATCGGTCTTTCGTTTCGGTTATCCTTGTGTAAACCTTAA
- a CDS encoding heavy-metal-associated domain-containing protein: protein MKKFFAVLLVFACASAKAQINKVSLQASGLTCSMCSKAVKNALEAVSFVDKVQVDIKNQQYNLSFKEGSVVDLDALNKAVQDAGFSVASLKASALVHQLKVEKDEHLKIGDENFHFLNAAGQTLDGVVNFSVVDKGFVSAKEFKKYAAMTKMTCVQTGHTAKCCASPQASVNSRIYHVVI, encoded by the coding sequence ATGAAAAAGTTCTTTGCCGTGCTTTTGGTGTTTGCCTGTGCAAGCGCAAAAGCACAGATCAATAAAGTATCCCTGCAAGCCAGCGGCCTAACTTGTTCCATGTGTTCAAAGGCTGTAAAAAATGCCTTGGAAGCTGTTTCGTTTGTGGACAAAGTGCAGGTGGACATCAAGAACCAGCAATACAACCTTTCGTTTAAAGAAGGCAGTGTCGTTGACCTGGATGCGCTCAACAAAGCCGTGCAGGACGCTGGCTTTTCCGTGGCTTCACTGAAAGCCTCTGCCTTGGTTCATCAATTAAAAGTTGAAAAAGACGAGCATTTAAAAATTGGTGATGAAAACTTTCATTTTCTGAACGCAGCCGGCCAGACGCTTGACGGCGTGGTCAACTTTTCTGTTGTTGACAAAGGCTTTGTTTCGGCCAAAGAGTTTAAGAAATATGCAGCCATGACAAAGATGACCTGCGTGCAAACGGGCCATACGGCAAAGTGTTGTGCTTCGCCACAGGCATCCGTGAATTCGAGAATTTATCACGTGGTAATTTAA